Proteins from a single region of Chryseobacterium sp. T16E-39:
- a CDS encoding DUF6443 domain-containing protein, with the protein MKKIKQIISIAGVLTASLIHAQLSTTENYVYTKTYLDYNTSNVATKTAETVQYFDGLGRPKQVVNIKASPTGKDVVNHIEYDGFGRQVKDYLPVPQSNTLNGAIVPTPLANASQPTIYGQEKIYAEKTLENSPLDRLLEQKQVGTAWNDKPVKFEYGTNTATEVKKYVTVTTLTGDITTSTMSATTANYGANQLYKNTVTDEDGNKTIEFKNGKGQVVLVRKVVSTTVNADTYYVYNEYNQLAFVIPPNASVVANVNTVLNDLCYIYRYDSRNRLVEKKLPGKGVEYMVYDKADKLIMTQDAELRKTGKWLLTKYDHFGRVIYTGIIPGVDRPSLQSLFNNYVITESRNAQGFTRNGMQIYYTNDWCNEIETVLSVNYYDTYPSYSFNPAFPANVFAQTVLTDNATGSNISTKGLPVMSLVKNIEDDNWTKNYTYYDTKGRAVSSHSINHLGGFTRSSSDLDFSGTVKQTLVRHKRLAADTERSVRDVFTYDSQNRLLTHTHQVDTGVIEYLAQNKYNELSQLESKKVGGSVAAPLQQIDYKYNIRGWMTQINDPATLGSDLFGYAIKYNAPIDPAGQASFNGNITEIDWSTKSDNTLRRYDYYYDTLNRFNYAQYNKPNSTVVTTGSYNEGLAYDLNGNIKGMSRTGQQDTNIPIVIDNLQYTYSGNRLLSIKDLSQNLSGYPYTATPNEIGYDNNGNMTSHKDKGINEIKYNFLNLPNKYSYSYGSYSYKYRADGVKIEKESYYIIPNSTYKVFYLDGFQYSDYFEQTFGLDFVPTSEGYFNFRNNKYIYNYTDHLGNVRLSYQKGTSGIEVIEENNYYPFGLKHEGYNNLPGSSVYQYKYNGKELQENGMYDYGARMYMPDLGRWGVIDPLAEKSTRFSPYAYAVNNPIRFIDPDGRENKDWIKTINPKTNQTTVTYDPNVKTVAQAKDAGYKNVDSVGATGEIKNGNGDVTNTLNANGSITNMSDNTTTYGSSNIGGVQVNGADNTGSFWNFSANFAFGGGAGFSFGQVTDSNKETDWFFSLNGNLGLSASAGLEKGVITPTDPGRKFVNSDFGGEGRSISGGPLSSTAGGSFTRSYDDYENTDQFNAANFGRNTRTVKNGYSTISTSVGPSVGASPIMWTASKTWVRGK; encoded by the coding sequence AGGTGGTCAATATAAAAGCCTCTCCAACCGGGAAAGATGTGGTTAACCATATTGAATATGATGGTTTCGGAAGACAGGTGAAAGATTATTTACCCGTCCCACAGTCTAATACATTAAATGGAGCTATTGTTCCAACACCACTTGCTAATGCTAGTCAACCAACCATTTATGGACAGGAAAAGATCTATGCTGAAAAGACATTAGAGAATTCTCCTCTGGATAGATTACTAGAACAAAAACAAGTTGGGACAGCATGGAATGATAAACCTGTAAAGTTTGAGTATGGTACAAATACAGCAACAGAAGTTAAAAAATATGTAACAGTAACTACTCTGACAGGTGATATTACAACATCAACGATGAGCGCAACAACTGCTAATTATGGGGCCAACCAGCTTTATAAAAATACAGTTACTGATGAAGATGGCAATAAAACGATCGAATTCAAGAACGGAAAAGGGCAGGTTGTCCTGGTAAGAAAAGTTGTTAGTACTACCGTAAATGCTGATACCTATTATGTGTATAACGAGTACAATCAGTTGGCTTTTGTCATTCCTCCTAACGCATCTGTAGTTGCTAATGTGAACACTGTCCTGAATGATCTTTGCTATATCTACAGATATGACAGCAGAAATAGATTGGTGGAAAAAAAGCTTCCTGGTAAAGGAGTGGAGTATATGGTATATGACAAAGCTGATAAGCTTATTATGACACAGGATGCCGAACTGCGTAAGACCGGTAAATGGCTCCTTACGAAATATGATCATTTTGGACGGGTTATTTATACTGGAATTATACCCGGTGTAGACAGGCCAAGTCTCCAAAGTCTATTCAATAATTATGTCATTACCGAATCCAGAAATGCTCAGGGATTTACAAGAAATGGAATGCAGATCTATTATACCAATGATTGGTGTAATGAGATAGAAACTGTTTTATCTGTAAATTATTACGACACCTATCCTTCATACAGTTTTAATCCTGCTTTTCCAGCTAATGTTTTTGCTCAAACTGTTTTAACGGATAATGCAACTGGTAGTAATATAAGTACCAAGGGACTTCCAGTAATGAGTTTGGTTAAAAATATAGAAGATGATAACTGGACAAAGAATTATACTTATTATGATACCAAGGGAAGAGCAGTTTCAAGCCATTCTATTAATCATTTAGGAGGCTTTACTAGATCCAGCTCAGATCTTGACTTTTCGGGAACGGTTAAGCAAACTTTAGTAAGGCATAAAAGGTTAGCTGCAGATACAGAAAGATCAGTAAGAGATGTTTTCACTTATGATAGTCAAAACAGGCTTCTGACTCATACCCATCAAGTGGACACTGGAGTTATTGAGTATTTAGCACAAAACAAATACAACGAGCTTTCACAGTTAGAATCTAAAAAAGTAGGGGGAAGTGTAGCAGCTCCATTACAACAGATCGATTATAAGTACAATATCAGAGGCTGGATGACTCAGATCAATGATCCTGCTACTTTAGGAAGTGATTTGTTTGGATATGCTATCAAATATAATGCTCCTATTGATCCAGCAGGTCAAGCTAGTTTTAATGGAAATATAACAGAAATAGACTGGAGTACCAAAAGTGATAATACTTTAAGAAGATATGATTATTATTATGATACTTTAAATAGATTTAATTATGCTCAATATAATAAACCTAATTCAACTGTCGTAACAACAGGATCGTATAATGAGGGGCTTGCTTATGACTTGAATGGAAATATAAAAGGTATGTCAAGAACTGGCCAACAGGACACTAATATCCCAATCGTTATTGATAATTTGCAGTATACTTATTCTGGAAATAGACTACTTTCAATCAAAGACCTTTCACAAAATCTGTCAGGGTATCCTTATACAGCAACTCCAAATGAAATAGGTTATGATAATAATGGAAATATGACAAGTCATAAGGACAAAGGAATAAATGAAATAAAATACAACTTTTTAAACCTTCCTAATAAGTATAGTTATTCTTATGGATCCTACTCCTATAAATATAGAGCCGATGGTGTAAAAATTGAGAAAGAATCATATTATATTATTCCAAACTCAACCTATAAAGTTTTTTATCTGGATGGATTTCAATACTCTGACTATTTTGAACAAACCTTTGGTTTAGACTTCGTTCCTACATCGGAGGGATATTTCAATTTTAGAAATAATAAGTATATTTACAATTATACAGATCACTTAGGAAATGTAAGATTAAGCTATCAGAAAGGGACATCCGGAATAGAGGTCATTGAGGAAAATAATTATTATCCATTTGGGTTAAAACACGAAGGATATAATAATCTTCCTGGGAGTTCAGTTTATCAATACAAATACAATGGTAAAGAGTTGCAGGAAAATGGGATGTATGATTATGGAGCAAGGATGTATATGCCAGATTTAGGAAGATGGGGAGTGATTGATCCATTGGCAGAGAAATCGACAAGGTTTTCACCATATGCATACGCGGTAAATAATCCTATAAGATTTATTGATCCAGATGGACGAGAAAATAAAGATTGGATAAAAACAATAAATCCCAAAACTAATCAAACAACTGTTACTTATGACCCTAATGTAAAAACGGTAGCTCAAGCAAAAGATGCAGGATATAAAAATGTGGATAGTGTGGGGGCAACAGGAGAAATTAAAAATGGTAATGGTGATGTTACGAATACTTTGAATGCAAATGGAAGTATAACAAATATGTCTGACAATACTACAACTTATGGATCTTCAAATATTGGCGGTGTTCAAGTAAATGGAGCAGATAATACAGGTTCTTTTTGGAATTTTAGTGCAAATTTTGCGTTTGGGGGAGGAGCTGGTTTTTCTTTTGGACAGGTTACAGATAGTAATAAGGAAACAGATTGGTTCTTTTCTCTTAATGGAAATTTAGGATTAAGTGCAAGTGCTGGACTTGAAAAGGGTGTAATTACACCTACAGATCCTGGACGTAAGTTTGTCAATAGTGATTTTGGAGGAGAAGGTCGTTCAATTTCTGGTGGACCTCTTTCATCAACTGCTGGTGGAAGTTTCACTCGTTCTTACGATGATTACGAAAATACTGATCAATTTAATGCTGCAAACTTTGGTAGAAATACTCGAACTGTTAAAAATGGTTATTCTACTATAAGCACAAGTGTTGGCCCTAGTGTTGGAGCTTCACCCATAATGTGGACAGCATCTAAAACTTGGGTACGTGGAAAATAA
- a CDS encoding helix-turn-helix domain-containing protein codes for MEKLRSLRKQRGYTQEYMSKILSTDVSNYCRKESGDVRIFDDEWEKLAKALEVPVEEIKEERPSSIIQNNDNLTFNDSSANYNYYCSIPNHILDHLNDYINLLKEQNESQKQDLKKFNTGK; via the coding sequence ATGGAAAAGCTAAGAAGTTTAAGAAAGCAAAGAGGATATACTCAGGAGTACATGTCAAAAATCCTATCAACGGATGTTTCCAATTATTGCAGAAAGGAAAGTGGTGATGTGAGAATATTTGACGATGAATGGGAAAAGCTTGCAAAAGCTCTAGAGGTTCCGGTAGAAGAAATAAAAGAAGAAAGACCTTCAAGTATCATCCAGAATAATGACAATCTTACTTTCAATGATAGCTCTGCTAACTATAACTATTATTGTAGTATTCCCAATCATATTTTAGATCATCTGAATGACTATATTAACTTACTTAAAGAACAAAATGAATCTCAGAAACAAGATCTGAAAAAATTCAACACTGGAAAGTAA
- a CDS encoding GNAT family N-acetyltransferase — MEFRNLVNLSITDLLSVFNLSFSDYLVPFHLTAEQLQSKINAEKIDMNLSVGVFQRDQIVSFILHAEKVEEGKRIIYNAGTGVIPEYRGQGLVRKMYDFILPEFQDRKVDVVTLEVIEGNEPAIKAYTNIGFKIVRKLLCFKGNIKDIEKASEIQIQKMDNFQWELFKSFWDIEPSWQSSVMVLEQMKEDCVILGAYKENELVGYSIFNPSIGKVYQVAVEKKSKRKGIGSNIFKTIGEMSEGKMIVINNADGASECTSQFLEAVGLENWISQFEMVKNINTEL; from the coding sequence ATGGAATTCAGAAATTTAGTAAACCTTAGTATTACAGATCTTTTATCTGTATTTAATCTTTCTTTCTCAGATTATTTGGTTCCTTTTCACTTAACCGCGGAACAGCTCCAATCAAAAATTAATGCTGAAAAAATAGACATGAACCTTTCCGTAGGAGTATTTCAAAGAGATCAGATTGTTAGTTTTATTCTGCATGCTGAAAAAGTAGAAGAGGGAAAACGGATTATTTACAATGCTGGGACAGGTGTTATTCCTGAATATCGTGGTCAAGGATTGGTGAGGAAGATGTATGATTTTATTCTTCCGGAATTTCAGGATAGAAAAGTTGATGTAGTGACACTTGAAGTTATTGAAGGAAATGAACCTGCCATCAAAGCGTATACAAATATAGGTTTCAAAATTGTTCGCAAATTGCTTTGTTTCAAAGGAAATATTAAGGATATAGAAAAGGCTTCTGAGATTCAGATACAGAAGATGGATAACTTTCAATGGGAGTTATTCAAGTCTTTCTGGGATATTGAGCCATCGTGGCAGAGTTCGGTTATGGTATTGGAACAAATGAAAGAAGATTGTGTAATTCTAGGTGCCTATAAAGAGAACGAACTGGTGGGATATTCTATTTTTAATCCTTCGATAGGAAAAGTATATCAGGTTGCTGTTGAGAAAAAGAGTAAGCGAAAAGGTATTGGTTCCAATATTTTTAAAACAATAGGAGAGATGAGTGAAGGAAAGATGATCGTTATCAATAATGCGGATGGTGCTTCGGAATGCACATCTCAGTTTCTTGAAGCAGTGGGACTTGAAAACTGGATTTCTCAGTTTGAGATGGTGAAAAATATTAATACTGAATTATAA
- a CDS encoding cytidine deaminase family protein: MKHDLKNRAYQVAKVNQLNDFIEYGGVGAAIETISGNIYTGISIDTACSMGFCAEHSAVAEMLKNGENRIKAVVAVGSDGNAVPPCGRCRELMSQLSKENLDAVVEVKNGVFTTLRELLPFDWKEDLGRDW, encoded by the coding sequence ATGAAACATGACTTAAAAAATAGAGCTTATCAAGTAGCGAAGGTTAATCAACTCAATGATTTTATAGAATATGGAGGTGTTGGTGCGGCTATTGAAACAATATCGGGTAATATATATACAGGAATTAGTATCGATACAGCTTGTTCCATGGGTTTTTGTGCTGAGCACAGTGCTGTAGCAGAAATGCTGAAAAATGGAGAAAATCGCATTAAAGCTGTAGTTGCTGTTGGAAGTGATGGAAACGCAGTTCCTCCTTGTGGTCGTTGCCGTGAACTGATGAGTCAGCTTTCCAAAGAAAATCTTGATGCTGTCGTTGAGGTTAAAAATGGTGTATTTACTACTTTAAGAGAATTATTACCCTTCGACTGGAAAGAAGACTTGGGAAGAGATTGGTAG
- a CDS encoding T9SS type A sorting domain-containing protein — translation MKKVLLVLTVALATSLGAQFSSGVVNLTTSSTGMTVKLDTTPSLVTMTLTGSDNAFLGIGFGNSGMASGADGFIYNSSASRDYTFNGVGFTPSADASQDWTVTSNTTSGGIRTVVATRSLSGGAGDTAIPNAAGTIDIFYAKGNNTLNLSYHGGGNRGYATLNMTGTLATSEVLAQNNKVVLYPNPAKETVNFKNADRIKSIGIYETTGRKVRTVKLNGENISVSDLKSGTYYFEITLKDGTLSFEKLIKE, via the coding sequence ATGAAAAAAGTTTTACTAGTATTAACAGTAGCTCTGGCAACTTCTCTCGGAGCGCAGTTTAGCTCAGGTGTTGTAAATCTGACGACCTCGTCAACTGGAATGACAGTAAAGTTGGATACTACACCAAGTTTAGTGACAATGACCCTTACCGGGAGCGATAATGCTTTTCTGGGAATTGGCTTTGGGAATAGTGGAATGGCAAGCGGAGCAGACGGATTTATTTATAATTCTTCTGCCAGTAGGGATTATACTTTTAATGGTGTGGGTTTTACACCCTCTGCAGATGCTTCACAAGATTGGACAGTAACAAGTAACACAACTTCAGGCGGGATAAGAACGGTTGTTGCAACCCGATCTCTTTCAGGGGGGGCAGGAGATACAGCAATTCCTAATGCCGCAGGGACTATTGATATTTTTTATGCTAAAGGAAATAACACCTTGAACTTAAGTTATCATGGTGGAGGAAACAGAGGTTATGCAACATTAAATATGACAGGAACTTTAGCGACTAGTGAGGTTCTTGCTCAAAATAATAAGGTTGTTCTTTATCCTAATCCGGCAAAAGAAACCGTAAACTTCAAAAATGCAGATAGAATAAAATCTATCGGCATCTACGAAACAACGGGTAGAAAAGTGAGAACTGTAAAGCTTAATGGTGAAAATATAAGCGTTTCTGATTTAAAATCCGGAACTTACTATTTTGAAATTACATTGAAAGACGGAACTCTATCTTTTGAAAAATTGATCAAGGAATAA
- a CDS encoding ankyrin repeat domain-containing protein, with protein MKKLIIMLGVFLSFSLMSAQEKAKSIFDIARSGTVAEVKDQMKQNSDIINQTNESGFTPLILACYRGNIDVAKFLIDNVKDVNYKSQEGTALAGLSVKYNKELVTLLLNKNADPNIQDSTGSTPLFWAVKFGNKELIELLLKHKADKQIKDSMGMTPFEYALKTNNKDIINLLKN; from the coding sequence ATGAAAAAGCTAATTATTATGTTAGGTGTTTTCCTGAGTTTTTCATTGATGTCAGCTCAGGAAAAGGCAAAGTCAATTTTTGATATTGCCAGAAGTGGGACAGTAGCTGAGGTGAAGGATCAGATGAAACAGAATTCTGATATTATTAACCAAACCAATGAAAGTGGTTTTACACCTCTTATTTTAGCATGCTATAGAGGGAATATAGACGTGGCAAAATTCCTGATCGATAATGTAAAAGATGTAAATTATAAAAGTCAGGAAGGAACAGCTTTGGCTGGTCTTTCCGTAAAATATAACAAAGAATTAGTTACGCTTTTATTAAATAAAAATGCAGATCCTAATATTCAGGATTCAACAGGATCAACACCTCTATTTTGGGCTGTAAAATTCGGAAACAAAGAACTAATAGAATTATTATTAAAGCATAAAGCTGATAAGCAAATCAAAGATTCAATGGGAATGACCCCATTTGAATATGCACTTAAAACAAACAATAAAGACATCATTAACCTTTTAAAAAATTAA
- a CDS encoding YceI family protein, translated as MKKVVILMVVLLSGNFVLAQKYSSKTGKVTFEASVPLFEDVYAQDDNNVVVINTDTGDMASISVVKNFHFKVKLMEEHFNESYAETGKYPKTTFTGKISNFDKAKLSATPQKYTIQGTLNFHGVNKPVSSTASISSKDGKIYMQGSFVARPADFNVTIPKMVTKKIAENINVEYNYILVKQ; from the coding sequence ATGAAAAAAGTAGTAATATTAATGGTTGTGTTGCTGTCCGGCAACTTTGTTTTAGCTCAAAAATATAGCTCAAAAACAGGTAAAGTAACATTTGAAGCATCTGTTCCTTTATTTGAAGATGTCTATGCGCAGGACGATAATAACGTTGTAGTGATCAACACAGATACAGGTGATATGGCCTCTATATCAGTAGTGAAAAACTTTCATTTTAAAGTAAAACTGATGGAAGAGCATTTTAATGAGAGCTACGCAGAAACAGGAAAGTATCCAAAAACAACTTTTACAGGGAAAATTTCAAATTTTGATAAAGCTAAACTTTCTGCGACCCCACAAAAATATACAATACAGGGAACATTGAATTTTCACGGGGTGAATAAACCTGTTTCTTCCACCGCAAGTATTTCTTCAAAAGATGGGAAAATATACATGCAGGGGAGTTTTGTGGCAAGACCTGCAGATTTTAACGTAACCATTCCTAAAATGGTTACTAAGAAAATAGCTGAAAATATTAATGTCGAATATAATTATATCCTCGTAAAACAATGA
- a CDS encoding c-type cytochrome, producing MKKLVYIIASVALLISCESRTYEEISDQTPITQQVKYNADIKPIIDANCISCHSANGPGPIQFTSYNLVKANIDNILDRIQRPNGDPGKMPQGGSLSTSQINIFIKWKADGLNEN from the coding sequence ATGAAGAAGTTAGTATACATAATCGCATCGGTGGCTTTACTTATTTCTTGTGAAAGCAGAACCTATGAAGAGATCTCTGATCAGACGCCAATTACCCAGCAAGTAAAATATAATGCAGATATAAAACCAATTATAGACGCCAATTGTATCAGTTGCCATTCTGCAAATGGCCCGGGACCGATTCAGTTTACCAGTTACAATCTCGTAAAAGCTAATATTGATAATATTCTGGATCGGATACAGAGACCGAACGGAGATCCTGGGAAAATGCCACAAGGTGGATCTCTTTCAACTTCTCAGATCAATATTTTTATTAAATGGAAAGCTGATGGGCTTAACGAAAATTAA
- a CDS encoding DUF5777 family beta-barrel protein has protein sequence MTKTLLFLSMLASTLAYSQEDLLKDIDTIKTNTENSQPAFKALQIVTGQSTKLAAKKEWYIVVAHRFGDISTGFKNFFGLDDASTKLGAIYGVTDWLSLNLSRETNQKTFEAGAKYRLLKQNDSSPVDIVGYNVLALNTDLDKDNYPNLHFSDRLSYLTQALISRRFDDHLSLQLTPSYIHKNLYDPNIEDKNQFLAGLGGRYKISKRISVNAEYFVNFDNHSFYKNPLSVGMDIETGGHVFQLVFSNSQLNSDIGYLSNAVGNWGKGHIYFGFNLYRVF, from the coding sequence ATGACAAAAACTCTCTTATTTTTGTCGATGTTAGCCTCGACTCTTGCCTATTCACAGGAAGATTTGCTGAAAGATATCGACACCATTAAAACAAACACTGAAAATTCTCAACCTGCCTTTAAGGCTTTACAGATTGTCACAGGTCAATCTACAAAACTAGCCGCTAAAAAAGAGTGGTATATTGTAGTAGCACACCGTTTTGGTGATATCAGTACCGGATTTAAAAATTTCTTTGGGCTGGATGATGCTTCTACAAAGTTAGGTGCCATCTATGGAGTAACCGATTGGTTATCTTTAAATCTTTCAAGGGAAACCAATCAGAAAACATTTGAAGCAGGTGCTAAGTATAGGCTGCTTAAACAAAATGACAGCTCTCCTGTTGATATTGTAGGCTATAATGTGCTTGCTCTCAACACGGATCTGGACAAGGATAATTATCCAAATCTTCATTTTAGTGACCGGCTTTCCTATCTGACGCAGGCACTGATTTCCAGAAGGTTTGATGATCATTTATCGTTGCAGTTAACCCCTTCTTATATTCATAAAAACCTATATGATCCGAATATTGAAGATAAAAATCAATTTTTAGCCGGACTTGGAGGAAGATATAAGATATCAAAGAGAATTTCTGTGAATGCTGAATATTTTGTGAACTTTGATAATCATAGTTTTTACAAAAATCCTTTATCAGTAGGAATGGATATAGAAACCGGAGGTCATGTTTTCCAGCTTGTATTCAGTAATTCTCAACTCAACTCAGATATCGGTTATCTTTCTAATGCTGTTGGAAATTGGGGAAAAGGGCATATTTACTTTGGGTTTAACCTTTATAGAGTTTTTTAA
- a CDS encoding Crp/Fnr family transcriptional regulator, producing the protein MIDHQFINNKFGFLGKDFINEIHQYGITDKIKAKTELISEGEKIKFIPFMITGSVKVYCLNDGRELIYYYVRSNESCVMTFSSIFSNYISRIYAITEEDSEVLLIPVSVMHDWLIRFPGISRLFYQEYDKRFIDVMNMVNEAVFHRLDKRVLSYIKQQITLTGNHPIKLTHREIASNLGTSREVVSRVLKKIENEGEIFQSKEGIRVAINESVSQV; encoded by the coding sequence ATGATAGATCATCAATTTATTAATAATAAATTTGGTTTTTTGGGGAAGGATTTTATAAATGAAATTCATCAATATGGCATTACAGATAAGATCAAGGCAAAAACAGAACTGATCAGCGAGGGGGAAAAAATTAAGTTTATCCCTTTCATGATAACAGGATCTGTAAAGGTGTATTGCCTGAATGACGGCCGGGAGCTGATCTACTATTATGTAAGATCTAATGAGAGTTGTGTAATGACCTTTTCCTCAATTTTCAGCAATTATATCAGTAGAATCTATGCAATTACTGAAGAAGATTCGGAAGTGCTATTAATTCCTGTCTCCGTAATGCATGACTGGCTGATTCGCTTTCCCGGAATTAGCCGACTTTTTTATCAGGAATATGATAAAAGATTTATTGACGTAATGAATATGGTTAATGAGGCTGTTTTCCATAGATTGGACAAAAGAGTATTGAGCTATATCAAACAGCAAATTACTTTAACAGGAAATCATCCTATAAAATTAACGCATAGAGAGATTGCCAGTAATCTGGGAACCTCCAGAGAGGTTGTAAGCAGGGTTCTTAAAAAAATTGAAAATGAAGGAGAGATCTTTCAGAGTAAAGAAGGAATAAGAGTAGCTATTAATGAAAGTGTTAGTCAAGTCTAA
- a CDS encoding DUF3467 domain-containing protein — translation MDNQNQNPQDGNINIELNEMVAAGIYANLALVNHSPSEFVVDFIQLMPGVQQAKVRSRIILAPLHAKRVLSALQQNIANYEQQFGEIKEVEPFVLGGNNVQA, via the coding sequence ATGGACAATCAAAATCAAAATCCACAGGACGGAAACATCAACATTGAATTAAATGAAATGGTAGCTGCTGGTATCTATGCTAACTTAGCACTAGTGAACCACTCTCCATCGGAATTTGTTGTGGATTTCATCCAATTAATGCCAGGTGTTCAACAGGCTAAAGTAAGATCAAGAATTATTCTTGCTCCTCTTCATGCTAAAAGAGTATTATCTGCTCTTCAACAAAACATCGCTAACTACGAGCAACAATTTGGAGAGATCAAAGAAGTTGAGCCTTTCGTATTAGGTGGTAACAATGTACAAGCATAA